In one Oceanococcus atlanticus genomic region, the following are encoded:
- the def gene encoding peptide deformylase translates to MSQMPILKFPDPRLREIAKPLDRVDRELWKTFDDMFETMYAAPGVGLAATQVGIPHRFTVVDVSANHDQPLVLINPEIIGGENLCDVEEGCLSVPGAYEKVKRYDVVRFRALDKDGKPIEMEVDGLFAQCIQHEIDHLDGKLFVDYLSRLKRERIRKKLEKDLRAGRV, encoded by the coding sequence ATGTCGCAAATGCCGATTCTGAAGTTCCCTGATCCTCGCCTGCGCGAGATTGCCAAACCGCTGGATCGCGTGGATCGTGAATTGTGGAAAACCTTCGATGACATGTTCGAGACCATGTACGCTGCGCCGGGCGTAGGTCTGGCTGCAACGCAGGTTGGAATTCCGCACCGTTTTACCGTGGTCGACGTGTCCGCCAATCATGATCAGCCGCTGGTGCTGATCAACCCGGAAATCATCGGTGGCGAGAACCTTTGTGATGTCGAGGAAGGTTGCCTGTCGGTGCCGGGTGCGTACGAGAAGGTCAAACGCTACGACGTGGTGCGCTTCCGCGCTCTGGACAAGGATGGCAAACCGATCGAGATGGAAGTGGACGGTCTGTTCGCGCAATGCATACAGCATGAAATCGATCACCTGGATGGCAAGCTGTTCGTCGACTATCTGTCGCGCCTGAAGCGCGAACGTATCCGCAAGAAGCTCGAAAAAGATCTGCGCGCTGGTCGCGTCTGA
- the fmt gene encoding methionyl-tRNA formyltransferase — protein MRIVFAGTPEFAARPLQALLGHDDLDVVAVYTQPDRPAGRGRKLSPSPVKQVALAHDLPVYQPPSLKQAEAQAELAALKPDLMVVIAYGLILPQAVLDIPARGCVNLHASLLPRWRGAAPIQRAIEAGDTRTGLCLMQMEAGLDTGPVLACESLEIDAHMTGGLLHDALMARGAQCLPGWLATLDQLQAQEQDDALATYAHKLSKDDGRLDFSRPATELALKLRAFDPWPGCFAALDGQAVKLAGLVEVLAHSEAAPGTIVEVSDTMTIACAQGALRLNQIQFPGARRMSVAEAARGRDLSERCFD, from the coding sequence ATGCGTATTGTTTTTGCCGGCACGCCGGAGTTCGCCGCCCGCCCGTTGCAGGCCTTGCTGGGGCATGACGATCTGGATGTGGTGGCGGTCTACACCCAGCCGGATCGACCGGCCGGGCGTGGACGCAAGCTGAGCCCCAGTCCGGTCAAGCAGGTGGCGCTGGCGCATGATTTGCCGGTGTATCAGCCGCCTTCGCTCAAGCAGGCTGAGGCCCAGGCCGAACTCGCGGCGCTTAAGCCCGATCTGATGGTGGTCATCGCCTATGGGCTGATTTTGCCCCAGGCGGTGCTGGATATTCCGGCCCGCGGCTGCGTCAACCTGCATGCTTCGCTGCTGCCGCGCTGGCGCGGTGCGGCGCCGATACAGCGCGCCATTGAAGCCGGTGACACGCGCACCGGGCTGTGCCTGATGCAGATGGAAGCCGGGCTGGATACCGGACCGGTTCTGGCCTGCGAGTCCCTGGAAATCGATGCGCACATGACCGGTGGCCTGCTGCACGATGCGCTGATGGCGCGCGGGGCGCAGTGCTTGCCCGGCTGGTTGGCAACCCTGGATCAGCTGCAAGCCCAGGAGCAGGACGATGCGCTGGCCACCTATGCGCACAAATTGAGTAAGGATGACGGCCGGCTGGATTTTTCCCGCCCGGCGACCGAACTGGCCCTCAAGCTGCGGGCTTTTGATCCCTGGCCCGGCTGCTTTGCGGCGCTCGATGGCCAGGCCGTCAAGCTGGCCGGCCTGGTTGAGGTGCTGGCGCACAGTGAGGCCGCGCCAGGCACGATTGTTGAGGTTTCAGACACGATGACGATTGCCTGTGCCCAGGGTGCCTTGCGCCTCAATCAGATTCAGTTTCCTGGCGCCCGGCGCATGAGCGTGGCTGAAGCTGCGCGTGGTCGCGATCTGTCGGAGCGCTGTTTTGACTGA
- the trkA gene encoding Trk system potassium transporter TrkA — MPEAGVAPAVSTMKIIILGAGQVGSTLAENLAGENNDVTVVDTNSALLQELQDRLDIRTVAGFASYPDVLARAGADDADMVIAVTDSDETNLVACQVAYSMFHTPTKIARVRAAEYQRNGGMLFAPDAMPVDMQISPEQLVTDYITRLIEYPGALQVVDFAHGRVRLVGVKALFGGPLVGQELRELAAHIPNVDSRVAAIYRRGKPIMPEGDTVVEAGDEVFFVAAREDISKVMSEMRRIDKPVKRVLLAGGGNIGLRLAKALESRCRVRLIERDRERARYLSERLNNTIVLAGDAANENLLIEENIEHADVFCAVTNDDEANILSAMLAKRLGATRVLSLINRPAYLDLVEDRDVDIAISPQQSTVSALLSHVRRGDVVRVHSLRRGAAEAIEAVAHGDQRSSKVVGRRIDEIKWPQGASVGAIVRRDKVIIAHHDTVIESEDHVIVFMVDKRYTPQVERLFQVGITFL; from the coding sequence TTGCCCGAGGCTGGTGTCGCGCCGGCCGTCAGCACTATGAAAATTATTATTCTCGGGGCCGGCCAAGTGGGTTCCACACTGGCGGAAAACCTTGCGGGTGAGAACAACGACGTTACCGTTGTCGACACCAACAGCGCCTTGTTGCAGGAGCTGCAGGATCGGCTCGACATCCGCACGGTTGCTGGCTTTGCCTCGTACCCGGATGTGCTGGCGCGAGCCGGCGCTGATGATGCGGACATGGTGATCGCCGTGACCGACTCGGACGAAACCAATCTGGTGGCCTGTCAGGTCGCGTACTCCATGTTCCACACGCCGACCAAGATTGCGCGTGTGCGTGCGGCGGAATATCAGCGTAATGGCGGCATGCTGTTTGCGCCGGACGCGATGCCGGTGGACATGCAGATCAGCCCCGAGCAGCTGGTGACCGACTACATCACCCGCCTGATCGAATACCCCGGTGCCCTGCAGGTGGTGGATTTCGCGCATGGCCGGGTTCGTCTGGTGGGCGTTAAGGCCTTGTTTGGTGGGCCGCTGGTCGGGCAGGAGCTGCGTGAACTGGCTGCACACATCCCCAATGTGGACAGCCGCGTGGCGGCGATTTATCGGCGTGGAAAGCCGATCATGCCGGAAGGCGACACCGTGGTTGAGGCCGGCGATGAAGTGTTTTTCGTGGCCGCGCGTGAGGACATCTCCAAGGTGATGTCGGAGATGCGTCGCATCGACAAGCCGGTCAAGCGGGTGTTGCTGGCTGGCGGCGGCAACATCGGCCTGCGCCTGGCCAAGGCGCTGGAGTCGCGCTGCCGGGTGCGTTTGATCGAGCGCGACCGTGAACGCGCGCGGTATTTGTCCGAGCGTCTTAACAACACCATCGTGCTGGCCGGTGATGCGGCCAACGAAAACCTGTTGATCGAAGAGAACATTGAGCATGCCGATGTGTTCTGCGCGGTCACCAACGATGACGAGGCCAACATTCTCTCGGCGATGCTGGCCAAACGGTTGGGCGCGACCCGCGTGCTCTCGCTGATCAATCGACCGGCTTATCTTGACCTGGTTGAAGATCGCGACGTGGACATCGCGATTTCGCCGCAGCAGTCAACGGTCAGTGCTTTGCTGTCACATGTGCGTCGCGGAGACGTGGTGCGCGTGCACAGTCTGCGTCGCGGTGCGGCGGAGGCGATTGAGGCCGTGGCCCATGGTGACCAGCGTTCCTCCAAGGTGGTGGGGCGGCGCATCGATGAGATCAAGTGGCCACAGGGGGCCAGCGTGGGCGCCATCGTGCGCAGGGATAAGGTCATCATTGCGCACCATGACACGGTGATCGAATCCGAAGATCACGTCATTGTGTTCATGGTTGATAAGCGCTACACGCCGCAGGTCGAACGCCTGTTTCAGGTCGGTATCACCTTTCTGTGA
- a CDS encoding L-threonylcarbamoyladenylate synthase produces the protein MAYPTEAVWGLGCDPANDQALARLLNLKQRPWQKGLILIAANWAQLAPWLKVSEAPEIAAAHWPGHATFLLPARDEVSTLLRGRHDTLAVRISAHPPVRALCESFGGAIVSTSANRHGRPTPTSIRQLRHQLGPGLDFVLNAPLGQGHGPSRIMDPYSGEVIRA, from the coding sequence GTGGCATACCCGACCGAAGCGGTGTGGGGCCTGGGTTGCGACCCCGCCAATGACCAGGCGCTGGCGCGTCTGCTCAACCTCAAACAGCGCCCCTGGCAGAAAGGCCTGATCCTGATTGCGGCGAACTGGGCCCAGCTCGCGCCGTGGCTTAAGGTGAGCGAAGCACCGGAGATCGCCGCCGCACACTGGCCCGGCCACGCCACTTTCCTGCTGCCAGCACGTGATGAAGTCAGCACGCTGCTGCGCGGTCGTCATGACACACTGGCCGTTCGCATCAGCGCGCACCCGCCGGTGCGCGCGCTGTGTGAGAGCTTCGGCGGCGCCATTGTCTCGACCAGCGCCAACCGGCACGGCCGGCCTACACCGACAAGCATTCGCCAGCTGCGCCATCAGCTCGGCCCGGGTCTCGACTTCGTGCTCAACGCCCCACTCGGGCAAGGCCATGGCCCGAGCCGTATCATGGACCCGTATTCCGGCGAGGTGATCCGAGCATGA
- the rsmB gene encoding 16S rRNA (cytosine(967)-C(5))-methyltransferase RsmB, giving the protein MTDSRQVVLKALSLLNTGRNLPDALSQAGISKLSPRDRAFARRLAVHAVRHRRRLEQQIQAYLQRPTKDRGVLDLLWLGAAQIDLADVATHAAVNSTVEVAPKRLRGLVNAILRRRLREAPAAPQGLAEQHSFPGWMVARITRDWGDRAGEILDQLNQDPALCLRINRQKSSRAQWLTALSDDSAQSLGSDVVQSDGVVLAQSRELAELPGYADGGLSVQGPSAQAAAHLMQLQSGQRVLDACAAPGGKTAHMLELCPDIVCTALDIEPARVARIEDNLKRLGLQARCMSGDMLEPGDWAGEYDRVLLDVPCSGTGVIARHPDIKWLRREQDVAQLAARQLKMLQRAWSWLAPGGVLLYCTCSILSEENDAVVAGFLNEQPEARLQALSLPFGQASEYGWRVAPQAPYEGFYFARLIKDP; this is encoded by the coding sequence TTGACTGACTCCCGCCAGGTGGTGCTCAAAGCCCTGTCGCTGCTCAATACAGGGCGTAACCTGCCCGATGCACTGAGTCAGGCGGGTATCAGTAAGCTTTCGCCACGTGATCGCGCTTTTGCGCGTCGCCTGGCCGTTCATGCGGTGCGCCACCGACGGCGACTCGAACAACAGATCCAGGCTTATCTGCAACGCCCGACCAAAGACCGCGGCGTGCTGGATCTCTTGTGGCTGGGCGCTGCGCAGATTGACTTGGCCGATGTGGCAACGCACGCAGCGGTCAATTCAACGGTCGAGGTCGCACCCAAGCGCCTGCGTGGTTTGGTCAATGCCATCTTGCGCCGTCGCCTGCGCGAAGCGCCCGCCGCGCCGCAGGGCTTGGCCGAGCAGCACTCTTTTCCGGGTTGGATGGTGGCGCGGATCACTCGCGACTGGGGTGATCGTGCGGGCGAAATTCTCGATCAGTTGAATCAGGATCCGGCCTTGTGTCTGCGGATCAACCGGCAGAAATCGTCGCGAGCGCAGTGGTTGACGGCATTGTCTGATGACAGCGCACAGTCGCTGGGCAGCGATGTCGTGCAATCCGATGGCGTTGTGCTGGCGCAGTCGCGTGAACTGGCCGAACTGCCGGGTTATGCCGATGGTGGGCTTTCTGTGCAGGGGCCCTCGGCACAGGCGGCCGCGCATTTGATGCAGCTGCAGTCCGGGCAACGCGTGCTTGATGCCTGTGCTGCGCCCGGTGGCAAAACCGCGCACATGCTTGAGCTGTGTCCTGACATCGTGTGCACGGCGCTGGATATCGAGCCGGCGCGCGTGGCGCGGATTGAAGACAACCTCAAGCGTCTTGGATTGCAGGCGCGTTGTATGAGCGGCGATATGCTGGAACCGGGCGATTGGGCCGGCGAGTATGACCGCGTCCTGTTGGACGTGCCGTGCTCTGGCACGGGTGTGATTGCCCGCCACCCGGACATCAAATGGTTACGGCGTGAGCAGGACGTGGCGCAGCTCGCCGCACGTCAGCTCAAGATGTTGCAGCGTGCCTGGTCGTGGCTGGCGCCGGGCGGCGTGCTGCTGTACTGCACCTGCTCCATTTTGAGCGAGGAAAATGATGCGGTTGTCGCCGGGTTCCTTAATGAGCAGCCAGAGGCGCGCTTGCAGGCCTTGAGCCTACCGTTCGGTCAGGCAAGCGAGTATGGTTGGCGCGTGGCGCCGCAGGCGCCTTACGAAGGTTTTTACTTTGCGCGTTTGATCAAGGACCCCTGA
- a CDS encoding DNA topoisomerase I — translation MSRNLVIVESPAKATTIKKYLGPDYEVLASYGHVRDLVPKEGAVDPSHDFAMRYEVIERNEKHVRKISDTLKKADQLLLATDPDREGEAISWHLLELLRERGLLDNKSVKRVVFHEITKSAVQDAVAHPRDVSSDLVDAQQARRALDYLVGFNLSPLLWRKVQRGLSAGRVQSPALRLIVEREQEIDAFVPREYWKIIAELSKAQQTFEAKLSQLDGDKVEQFTITDGETARSARDRLLSAANGALSVRDVERKQRRRNPAPPFTTSTLQQEAARKLGFSAKRTMQTAQQLYEGGIQIDGERVGLISYMRTDSVNLSNDAIADIRELIGKQFGDKALPDEPRRYKSKSKNAQEAHEAIRPTSAARHPDQVTSQLTPDQAKLYRLIWQRAVASQMMHAVYDMVGANLAAGDVGVFRATGSTLVEPGFIAVYLEGRDDADDDDKDTKLPELKEGERIDLSEILSTQHFTEPPPRYSEASLVKTLEEFDIGRPSTYASIISTLLNREYVILDNKRFKPTDVGKIVNRFLTQHFERYVDYKFTANLEDELDAVSRGERDWISLLNEFWDPFSKTVEEKADIPREEVAAARVIGTDPVSGKPVSVRLGRFGPFVQIGTREDEDKPKFAGLRPGQSMDKITLDEALELFKLPREVGTMPSGHKISANIGRFGPYLRYRDPDEKKDKFVSLKEDDPYTIGEERAHELIEAKIKADKEKIIRVYAEEGIQILKGRWGPYITDGEKNARIPKDVEVDDLDLSACRELLAKAPEKKKRGGAKKKSPAKSAAKKSKAAAK, via the coding sequence ATGAGCCGCAATCTTGTCATCGTCGAGTCGCCGGCCAAGGCGACCACCATCAAGAAATACCTGGGACCGGATTACGAGGTTCTGGCGTCCTACGGACATGTCCGCGATCTGGTGCCCAAAGAAGGCGCGGTTGATCCCAGCCACGACTTTGCGATGCGCTACGAGGTCATCGAGCGCAACGAAAAGCATGTGCGCAAGATCTCCGACACGCTGAAAAAGGCAGACCAGCTGCTGCTCGCAACTGACCCTGATCGCGAAGGCGAAGCGATCTCCTGGCATCTGCTGGAACTGTTGCGCGAGCGCGGCCTGCTCGACAACAAATCAGTCAAACGCGTGGTCTTTCACGAGATCACCAAATCGGCCGTGCAGGATGCCGTAGCCCACCCGCGTGATGTGTCGTCCGACCTGGTCGATGCCCAGCAGGCCCGCCGCGCACTCGACTATCTGGTCGGCTTCAACCTCTCGCCGCTGCTGTGGCGCAAGGTGCAGCGCGGGCTTTCGGCAGGTCGCGTGCAGAGCCCGGCGCTGCGCTTGATCGTCGAGCGCGAGCAGGAAATCGATGCGTTCGTACCGCGTGAGTACTGGAAGATCATCGCCGAGCTGAGCAAGGCACAGCAGACCTTTGAAGCCAAGCTGAGCCAGCTGGATGGCGACAAGGTCGAGCAGTTCACCATCACCGATGGCGAGACCGCACGCAGCGCGCGCGACCGCTTGCTCAGCGCGGCCAACGGTGCCCTGAGCGTTCGCGATGTCGAGCGCAAGCAGCGCCGCCGCAACCCGGCGCCGCCGTTCACCACCTCCACCCTGCAGCAGGAAGCCGCGCGCAAGCTGGGCTTTTCCGCCAAGCGCACCATGCAGACCGCGCAGCAGCTCTACGAGGGCGGTATCCAGATTGATGGCGAGCGGGTCGGCCTGATCAGCTACATGCGTACCGACTCGGTCAATCTATCCAACGATGCGATTGCCGACATCCGCGAGCTGATCGGCAAACAGTTCGGCGACAAGGCCCTGCCTGACGAGCCGCGCCGCTACAAATCAAAATCCAAGAATGCCCAGGAGGCGCACGAGGCGATTCGCCCGACCTCGGCCGCACGCCATCCTGACCAGGTCACCAGCCAGCTGACACCCGACCAGGCCAAGCTGTACCGCCTGATCTGGCAGCGCGCCGTGGCCTCACAGATGATGCACGCGGTGTACGACATGGTCGGCGCCAACCTGGCTGCGGGCGACGTTGGGGTGTTCCGCGCCACCGGCTCCACCCTGGTCGAGCCCGGCTTCATCGCGGTCTATCTGGAAGGTCGCGATGATGCCGATGACGACGACAAGGACACCAAGCTGCCCGAGCTCAAGGAAGGCGAGCGCATCGACCTGAGCGAGATTCTCAGCACCCAGCACTTTACCGAGCCGCCGCCGCGCTACTCGGAAGCCTCGCTGGTCAAGACCCTGGAAGAATTCGACATCGGTCGTCCGTCGACCTATGCCAGCATCATTTCGACGCTGCTCAATCGCGAATACGTGATCCTCGACAACAAGCGCTTCAAGCCCACCGATGTGGGCAAGATCGTGAACCGCTTCCTGACCCAGCATTTCGAGCGCTACGTCGATTACAAATTCACCGCCAATCTCGAAGATGAGCTGGATGCGGTATCACGCGGTGAGCGCGACTGGATTTCGCTGCTCAACGAATTCTGGGACCCGTTCTCCAAAACGGTGGAAGAAAAAGCCGACATCCCACGCGAGGAAGTTGCTGCCGCCCGTGTGATCGGCACCGATCCGGTCTCCGGCAAGCCGGTCTCGGTGCGCCTGGGACGCTTCGGCCCGTTCGTGCAGATCGGCACCCGCGAGGATGAGGACAAGCCCAAGTTCGCCGGCCTGCGCCCCGGCCAGAGCATGGACAAGATCACGCTCGATGAAGCGCTGGAGCTGTTCAAGCTGCCACGTGAAGTCGGCACCATGCCCAGCGGTCACAAGATCAGCGCCAACATCGGGCGGTTCGGTCCGTATCTGCGCTATCGCGATCCGGACGAGAAGAAAGACAAGTTCGTCTCGCTCAAGGAAGACGATCCTTACACCATCGGCGAGGAACGCGCGCACGAACTGATCGAGGCCAAGATCAAGGCCGACAAGGAAAAGATCATTCGCGTGTACGCCGAGGAAGGCATCCAGATCCTCAAGGGACGCTGGGGGCCTTACATCACCGATGGCGAGAAGAACGCGCGCATTCCCAAGGATGTTGAAGTCGATGATCTCGACCTCAGCGCCTGCCGCGAACTGCTGGCCAAGGCGCCGGAGAAGAAAAAACGCGGTGGCGCAAAGAAAAAATCCCCGGCAAAATCTGCAGCCAAGAAATCCAAAGCGGCGGCCAAATAG
- the dprA gene encoding DNA-processing protein DprA translates to MSRAPDRQELEAWLRLLTSPGLGPAHLRRLCDTFGGAQAILAAPRSRLESLRLKAETLDYWRAPDPAPLRHAQSWLDQPGHQLILDADPRYPARLRDLNDAPPALFYLGDPDLFNVPQLAMVGSRNPTPAGLRHARQFAQHLAGQGLGITSGLALGVDAAAHQGALEAQGMTLAITGTGLDRVYPASNQALAERIRDHGLIISEFPPGTPARRDHFPRRNRLIAALSLGTLVIEAALRSGSLITARLAGELGREVFAMPGSVDNPLARGCHRLIRQGAKLVETADDILEELGPLLDNVSKVPSSSPREAPPDVHDKDYQHLLKHLDNAPRSIDELVEHTGLAVDAVSSMLLILELRGDVAMAPGGGYQKCRP, encoded by the coding sequence CTGTCCCGGGCGCCTGACCGACAGGAACTCGAAGCCTGGCTCAGGCTGCTGACCTCGCCGGGCCTGGGCCCGGCTCATCTGCGCCGCCTGTGTGACACCTTCGGCGGCGCACAAGCCATACTCGCGGCCCCGCGCAGCCGGCTTGAGAGCTTGCGCCTCAAGGCCGAAACGCTCGACTACTGGCGTGCACCTGACCCAGCCCCCTTGCGCCACGCCCAGAGTTGGCTGGATCAGCCAGGTCACCAGCTGATCCTGGATGCTGACCCGCGCTACCCTGCTCGCCTGCGCGATTTGAATGACGCGCCACCAGCGCTTTTCTATCTGGGCGATCCTGATCTGTTCAACGTGCCGCAGCTGGCCATGGTTGGCAGCCGCAACCCCACTCCCGCAGGGCTGCGCCATGCTCGCCAGTTTGCCCAGCACCTTGCCGGGCAAGGCCTGGGCATCACCAGCGGCTTGGCTCTTGGCGTTGACGCCGCGGCACACCAAGGCGCACTGGAGGCACAGGGCATGACCTTGGCCATTACCGGCACCGGCCTGGATCGCGTCTACCCGGCCAGCAATCAGGCCTTGGCCGAGCGCATTCGCGATCATGGTTTGATCATCAGCGAGTTTCCACCAGGCACCCCGGCGCGGCGCGATCATTTCCCACGGCGCAATCGTCTGATTGCCGCGCTCAGCCTGGGCACCCTGGTTATCGAAGCAGCCCTGCGCAGCGGCTCCCTGATCACCGCACGGCTGGCTGGCGAGCTCGGCCGCGAGGTCTTCGCCATGCCCGGCTCAGTCGACAACCCGCTGGCGCGCGGCTGCCATCGGCTGATCCGCCAGGGCGCCAAACTGGTCGAAACCGCTGACGACATCCTGGAAGAATTGGGCCCATTGTTGGATAATGTCAGCAAGGTCCCGTCGAGTTCGCCTCGCGAGGCCCCACCTGATGTTCACGACAAGGACTATCAGCACTTGCTGAAGCACCTCGACAATGCACCACGAAGCATTGATGAGCTGGTCGAACACACTGGCCTGGCCGTGGACGCCGTTTCCTCCATGCTGCTAATCCTGGAACTGCGCGGTGACGTCGCTATGGCGCCCGGCGGCGGTTACCAGAAATGCCGGCCCTGA
- a CDS encoding LysM peptidoglycan-binding domain-containing protein, producing MGKYKGLAQYRLTLVLLAVCALLAPAAVVHAQEGPELNPDVPLEYVVKRGDTLWDIAEYFLRDPWLWPELWNANPQVENPHLIFPGEVLYLVWVDGRPRLQREPPEPRNLVRVRPQIRSTPLEAAIPTIPLDEILAFLKGPRVIDSDTYEDAPHIVAFGDNRLLGSDEADAYVRHADEANGYQYAVVRKGQVYRDPDTGKLLGYEAIPVATADIQRFEKVSHARLSESNLEVRELDRLMPQAYSDFRTDFYPHAPTENIEGRIIAVYDGVSQIGQYQIVTLNRGSKHGIEAGHVLRVMQAGEKIRDPKSSRLAPKIQLPDVDAGHLMVFLTYEDLSYGLIMRATRPIHILDKVVNPVPGA from the coding sequence GTGGGAAAGTATAAAGGCTTAGCGCAATATCGGCTGACGTTGGTTTTGCTGGCCGTTTGTGCCTTGCTGGCGCCCGCTGCCGTGGTTCACGCTCAGGAAGGCCCTGAACTCAACCCGGACGTGCCCCTGGAATATGTCGTCAAGCGTGGCGACACGCTGTGGGACATCGCCGAATATTTTCTGCGCGACCCGTGGCTGTGGCCGGAGTTGTGGAACGCCAACCCGCAGGTTGAAAACCCGCATCTGATCTTCCCCGGCGAGGTGCTCTATCTGGTCTGGGTGGATGGTCGCCCACGTCTGCAGCGCGAGCCGCCGGAACCGCGCAACCTGGTGCGCGTCCGCCCGCAGATTCGCAGCACCCCACTGGAAGCGGCAATTCCAACCATTCCTCTGGACGAGATCCTGGCCTTCCTCAAAGGGCCACGCGTCATCGATTCAGACACCTATGAAGATGCACCGCATATCGTGGCCTTTGGCGACAATCGCTTGCTCGGCAGCGACGAAGCGGATGCCTACGTGCGCCACGCCGACGAAGCCAACGGCTATCAGTACGCCGTGGTACGCAAGGGGCAGGTTTACCGTGACCCTGACACCGGCAAGTTGCTCGGTTACGAAGCTATCCCGGTGGCCACGGCCGACATCCAGCGCTTCGAAAAGGTTTCGCATGCGCGCTTGAGCGAAAGCAATCTGGAAGTGCGCGAACTCGACCGCCTGATGCCGCAGGCCTACAGCGATTTCCGCACTGATTTCTATCCACATGCGCCGACTGAAAACATCGAAGGGCGGATTATTGCGGTGTATGACGGCGTCAGTCAGATCGGTCAGTACCAGATCGTGACGCTGAATCGCGGCAGCAAGCACGGCATTGAAGCCGGCCATGTGCTGCGCGTCATGCAGGCTGGGGAAAAGATCCGTGACCCCAAGAGCTCGCGTCTGGCACCCAAGATTCAACTGCCCGACGTCGATGCTGGTCACCTGATGGTGTTTTTGACCTATGAAGACCTCAGCTATGGCCTGATCATGCGCGCCACACGGCCCATTCACATTCTGGACAAGGTTGTAAACCCTGTCCCGGGCGCCTGA
- a CDS encoding DUF494 family protein: protein MQPKESILDVLLYLFENYFDDDLEPVTDQTTLETELEAAGFPREEIEHAFDWLADLEEHRERSHFTAQDSIRVFADSEMLRLNTDCRGFLLHVERLGILSAEARETVIDRLLALNDEDIGEDQAKWVILMVLFAQPGEEDAFQRMEDLVYDPQGQWMH from the coding sequence ATGCAACCCAAAGAATCCATACTCGACGTTCTGCTGTATCTGTTCGAAAACTACTTCGACGATGATCTGGAACCGGTCACCGACCAGACCACGCTGGAAACCGAGCTGGAAGCCGCTGGCTTCCCGCGCGAGGAAATCGAGCACGCCTTTGATTGGCTGGCTGATCTGGAAGAGCACCGCGAGCGCAGCCACTTCACGGCCCAGGATTCGATTCGCGTGTTTGCCGATTCGGAAATGCTGCGCCTGAACACCGACTGTCGCGGTTTTCTGTTGCATGTGGAACGCCTGGGCATCCTCAGCGCCGAAGCCCGCGAAACCGTCATCGACCGCCTGCTTGCCCTCAACGACGAGGACATCGGCGAAGATCAGGCCAAGTGGGTCATTCTGATGGTTTTGTTCGCCCAGCCCGGCGAGGAAGACGCCTTCCAGCGCATGGAAGACCTGGTCTACGACCCACAGGGTCAGTGGATGCACTGA
- the hemF gene encoding oxygen-dependent coproporphyrinogen oxidase, with the protein MTPDQRLAAVESFLRALQADICSQLEDEETSSARFVRDEWQRAEGGGGLTRVLAEGEVIERGGVNFSLIHGRNLPAAASQRHPELAGRDFVATGVSLVIHPRNPHVPTTHMNVRFFQAGDIWWFGGGFDLTPYYPVHADVVQWHNCAREAVGDELYPAFKAHCDEYFYLKHRGETRGVGGLFYDDFSAGGFEQAFALTRRVGEMFIRAYRPILAARKATPWSAAQRDFQLYRRGRYVEFNLIHDRGTLFGLQSGGRTESILMSLPPLVRWDYAWQPQPGSPEATLYDVYLKPQDWLGSTAP; encoded by the coding sequence ATGACCCCAGACCAGCGCCTGGCCGCGGTTGAATCCTTTCTGCGCGCCCTGCAGGCCGATATCTGCAGCCAGCTGGAAGACGAGGAAACCTCGTCAGCACGTTTTGTCCGCGACGAATGGCAACGCGCCGAAGGCGGCGGCGGGCTGACCCGCGTACTCGCTGAGGGCGAGGTGATCGAGCGCGGCGGGGTGAATTTTTCGCTGATTCACGGGCGCAACCTGCCCGCCGCAGCGAGCCAGCGCCATCCCGAACTGGCCGGGCGTGATTTCGTCGCCACCGGCGTATCGCTGGTCATTCATCCACGCAACCCGCATGTGCCGACCACGCACATGAATGTGCGGTTTTTTCAGGCCGGCGATATCTGGTGGTTTGGCGGCGGCTTCGACCTGACCCCGTACTACCCGGTTCACGCAGATGTGGTGCAGTGGCACAACTGCGCCCGCGAAGCCGTGGGCGATGAGCTGTATCCCGCTTTCAAGGCGCACTGCGATGAGTATTTCTATCTCAAGCACCGTGGCGAAACCCGCGGTGTTGGCGGGCTGTTCTACGACGACTTCAGCGCCGGCGGTTTTGAGCAAGCCTTCGCCCTGACGCGCCGCGTTGGCGAGATGTTCATTCGCGCCTATCGACCGATTCTGGCCGCACGCAAGGCCACACCATGGAGCGCCGCGCAGCGTGACTTCCAGCTCTACCGGCGTGGGCGCTATGTCGAATTCAACCTGATCCACGACCGCGGCACCCTGTTCGGCCTGCAGTCGGGCGGCCGCACCGAATCCATCCTCATGTCGCTGCCGCCGCTGGTGCGCTGGGACTATGCCTGGCAACCACAGCCGGGCAGCCCCGAGGCAACGCTCTATGATGTCTACCTGAAACCACAGGACTGGCTCGGGAGCACCGCCCCATGA